A single window of Rubripirellula lacrimiformis DNA harbors:
- a CDS encoding DUF1501 domain-containing protein, with product MLKPLYGLDRRGLLRAAAAGVVGASLPKAVSLGGQPMGDRPVGFGKAKSVLIVMLSGGPSQLDMLDPKPDAPAEVRGEFTPISTTIPGVKVCEHLPKLAKQTDRWAIVRTLAHREHNHLLATHVALTGRPTPLPRGGSDLDRVETRNDFPNYASALDFVRPRNDGMPSGVSLPNYMIEGPLTWPGQHSGFLGAKHDPWQINGDPNDPNFRMQALTMRDGVSTGRLQSRRQLLDQMNHGRGSLTGDETESLRDQQKLAFGLLTSGKLTQAFEINRESDETRDRYGRNKFGQSLLLSKRMIEAGVPVVQATMGIVQTWDTHFDNWGRLKNKLLPQLDQGLEALTDDLAASGLLDDTLLIVMGEFGRTPKVTTLPGQTIPGRDHWAHAYSGLFAGAGIQGGQVIGQTDAQAAYPVTNSWSPADICSTIFNALGVDAGATIDDPLDRPHHLLNGKVISNLYTGATA from the coding sequence TGCGGCGGGCGTCGTCGGAGCCTCACTGCCCAAAGCGGTCTCCTTGGGCGGTCAGCCGATGGGCGACAGACCGGTGGGATTCGGGAAAGCCAAGTCGGTGCTAATCGTGATGCTTAGCGGTGGCCCCAGCCAGTTGGACATGCTTGATCCCAAGCCAGACGCGCCGGCGGAAGTCCGCGGTGAGTTCACGCCGATCTCGACCACCATCCCGGGCGTAAAGGTTTGCGAGCACCTGCCGAAACTTGCCAAACAAACCGATCGTTGGGCCATCGTTCGGACACTGGCGCATCGCGAACACAACCATTTGCTGGCGACCCATGTGGCGTTGACCGGCCGCCCGACACCCTTGCCACGCGGTGGATCGGATTTAGATCGCGTCGAAACTCGCAACGATTTCCCCAACTATGCGTCCGCGCTCGACTTCGTCCGACCGCGCAACGACGGCATGCCGTCGGGCGTCTCGTTGCCGAATTATATGATCGAAGGCCCGCTCACTTGGCCCGGCCAGCATTCAGGTTTCTTGGGTGCGAAACACGATCCATGGCAAATCAACGGCGATCCGAACGATCCAAATTTTCGGATGCAAGCGCTCACGATGCGAGACGGCGTGTCGACCGGACGCCTGCAATCGCGCCGGCAACTGTTGGACCAAATGAATCATGGCCGCGGCAGCTTGACCGGTGACGAGACAGAATCGCTTCGCGATCAGCAAAAACTGGCTTTCGGGTTGCTTACATCCGGAAAACTGACGCAGGCATTCGAAATCAATCGCGAGTCGGACGAAACCCGAGATCGCTACGGTCGCAATAAGTTCGGTCAATCGTTGCTGCTGTCCAAACGCATGATCGAAGCTGGCGTGCCCGTCGTCCAAGCAACCATGGGGATCGTGCAAACCTGGGACACACACTTTGACAATTGGGGCAGGCTGAAGAACAAACTGCTTCCCCAGCTGGATCAAGGTCTCGAAGCGTTGACCGATGATCTTGCGGCCAGCGGTCTTTTGGATGACACATTGTTGATCGTCATGGGTGAATTCGGACGCACTCCGAAGGTGACCACACTGCCGGGACAAACCATTCCCGGCCGCGATCATTGGGCTCACGCGTATTCCGGTTTATTCGCTGGGGCGGGGATCCAGGGCGGCCAAGTGATCGGCCAAACCGATGCCCAAGCCGCCTATCCGGTGACAAATTCGTGGTCACCGGCGGACATCTGCAGCACGATCTTCAATGCCCTTGGCGTTGACGCCGGCGCCACCATCGATGATCCGCTGGATCGACCACACCATCTTCTGAACGGGAAGGTCATCTCGAATCTGTATACGGGAGCGACCGCATGA